CTAGTACACACATTCTTTTAGAGGACTTGCATATTCCAACTCCATTTTCCAGTTGAAATGCAGCATGGTTTCCCTTTTTCTTCAACCTGTTTCTCCAAATGACTATGCTTTAGTAAGATGGGAGCACAAGAAACAACAGATTTTCTTAAATGCATAGTTTCATCTATGTGAGGAGACGATAGAGAGATAGGTCtctatattgttgttgttcactcagctgtgtccggctctttgagaccaacttttgtctgactctctgcttggactgcagcatgccaggcttccctgtccttcactatctcccagagcttgttcaaactcatgtccattgacttgatgatgccatccaaccatctcatcctctgttgcacccttctcctgccttcaatctttccagcatcacagtctttttcaatgagtctgaatacatgtatgttttttattcttcagattttctcttctaaatgaaaaattatatgaatTGAATTTGGGCTTCTTTCAATAGCCTTGCTTATTTCTCCCCAAAGTTAGTTCACTTGAATTTTACAGCATTTTATCTCCTCCACGCACAATCCCAAATCTACTAGTGTTTTCTGTGCATCAGGCTGAAAATACACTCTTTCCTCGTTGAAGCAGTAGACCAAATCTGGTGaacatgttttcctttcttctggaaTGGTCTGAACACCATCTCATTTGGTACTTATCACATTACATCTTCATTGTGTTTACTGCCcttatttctttttccccttctcaaattttacacacttaaaaaatattgtcATGACTTGTTGACCGCCTTTATCATGGGAGCCTCACTTTTATTTGGTGATGATGTAACACAGCCAGCTATCTTGCATTTCCCAGAAAGTTGGCTCTACTATCCTTTACCATGAACCCTAAAATGCATTGTCTCTTTTTCTAATGTTGCAAGTAACACAAAATTCCAGGAAAGGCTAAATTAAAAAGGCATATGTCCCCTTCTTGTCTTtcgtttgttttggctgcacggCCCGGCATGTGAGATAGTACTCtctgactaggaatcaaacccataccccaacagtgggagcatggagtgttaactgctggaccaccagggaagccctagaagtgtatatttttaatctattctATTTTGTATTGACCATATCAAACCACAGTGAAAtctctattgttgtttagtcgttaagtcatgtcagactcttttgtgaccccatggactatagtccaccaggcccttctgtccatgggatttctcaggaaagaatactggttgccatttcctcctccaggggatctttctcacccagggatggaatctgcatctcctacattacaggcctattctttaccactgagccacctgggaagcccctaaatctTTATGCtggtgttgctgctaagtcacttcagtcgtgtctgactctgtgtgaccccatagatggcagcccaccaggctcccccgtccctgggattctccaggcaagaatactggagtgggttgccatttccttctccaatgcatgaaagtgaaaagtgaaagggaagtcactcagtcgtgtccgactcctcgcgaccccatggactgcagcccaccaggctcctccgtccacgggatctTCCATAACAAGATTGAATATTTCAATATGAGATGAGACTCATCACTGCCAGTTGTCTCAGAATCATTTCACCATCATTAGTCTTTAAGTCCTTAACAatttttcctttacaattgatGCTTCTTCTAGATTTGTTGCTTCCACCTagactttttctattttcttttcatgaagAGTTATTTAAAAGGAAGTCTTATGATGGCATTAATATCATAGACATCAAAAACAATGTCCAGAATTTATTGCCCTGTTTTGTGGTTTGAAGCGCACTGAATGATAACAACTAGAAGTAGTGTCTTTTAACTGGATTTACATTTTGTATTCAAGTATCTCTCAATACCTCTGTCCTCCTGGAGTCCCCACTTTGAAAGCTAGTTTCTTGCACCACCCCTGCCTACAGAGACTGAAGGTGACATTTAAGACAGAGAAAGCCTCCAAGGCCCACACGAGCATAACTAAAGGAAACTGGCTTTCAGGCCCTGAGAGAAGTTGTGCTGAGGGAACTGAAAGCAGGGTGCCTGAACTCTATGAATTGAGTGCAGCTCTGAGTCTGCTCAGTCAAACCTCCCTGTACCATAAGCCGACTGTGGGAATGAGCAGGTTCATTAACATCTCTGACGTTCAGTTGCTTCATCTACACAAGTAAATCTGTGATGTGTATACGTCATTATTATAGATTCAAAACAATTCTTTGAACATTTATTGATTCCCTGACAACTTCCAAAACTTTACATTTGCTTAAAAGAGGCATACAAAACTgaacaaataaaagtaaaagccctgaaatagaaatacataaaatgatggaaaggaaggaggaaacagTCTTAGGAAACAAAGAGGACCAAAAAAtcagtttaattttgcttttccaAGAAGATAAAACTGAAACATGATTTTAGGTAGATTtcattcaaaaaagaaatatgaaagccagactgtgtgtgaatatatacatatatgcaacaTACTAAGTAGATACACATGGTattcaatgtttaaaaaatatatatatggtataaagCCTTAAGAGACACTAACTACTGTACTGGGTAATGTCGATCTGCACTTTGCTGAAAATAAGATAATTTTCTCCATGTGGCTATTCCTTAAAATAATCTTTGATAAGAGACAAGGGCACAGCTAGCTGTCCATGGTAGTTCAATTAAGGCATTATTGGTGAGGCACCAAGCCAGTGAAGCCCAGACATGAGGTTTAACTGTATGTAGGAAaagagtggcaacccactccagtgttcttgcctggagaatcccagggacggcggagcctggtgggctgccgtctatggggtcgcacagagtcggacatgactgaagcgacttagcagcagcagcagcagcaggaaaagagTTTAGAGGACCTATGTTATAGAGTGGGCTTTGCAGGTgatgatagtggtaaagaatctgcctgtcaatgcaggagacacaagagatgcaagtttgatctctgggtcggaaagacgCCCTATAAGagggaaagggcaacccacttcagaatccttgcctgaaaaattccaaggacaaggagagcctggtgggttctagtccatgaggtcacagagttggacatgactgaaagactgaatactcacacacacacactcacacacacacagacacacacacacatgcatgtcatAGAGTAACGTCCCATGATGTGTCTGCATCTCTTTGACAACagagcttctctttcttctcagttTCCATCCCAGTGAGCTGAGCAGAAAGAACAATTTCCTACTCCTGCATCTCTTACCAGCAAATGATTCATTTATACCATTTATTTCCTTCATGACAGtaaaaaccttattttttttcattttcttataaatgtTTAAACAATCAACTACAAGATTATGGAATGCCCATATTTAAGACAAATAGTAAAACTTTGTGACTACAATCCTTGCAGATTTGGGGAATCAATAGTTTATATTAATACACCTGTTAACACCAAAACATGAGCAGCTATGTGATACTGACATATAGGTGGACAGGTGGGTACTAGAGTCTGCTGGTGAGGGAGGGGTTTACACTTCGCACTCAAATGGAAAACAAGTTTATGCCCTCTCCCCGCGGATGCGGCGGGCAAGCTGGATGTCCTTGGGCATGATGGTGACTCGCTTGGCGTGGATGGCGCACAGGTTGGTGTCCTCGAAGAGCCCCACCAGGTAGGCCTCGCATGCCTCCTGCAGCGCCATCACGGCCGAGCTCTGGAAACGCAGGTCGGTCTTGTACTGTGCCATCTCGCGCACCAGCCGCTGGAACGGTAGCTTGCGGATCAGCAGCTGTGTAGACTTCTGGTAGCAGCGGATCTCGCGCAGGGCCACGGTGTATATGTAAGCACTTTCTGGACCTAACAGTCTCACAGTTCCTGCTGCAAATACCTAGAAAGTTCATGTGTTAGTGACCTTCTTCCCCTGATGCCCCATGCCAAAGGGAACC
This sequence is a window from Bubalus bubalis isolate 160015118507 breed Murrah chromosome 22, NDDB_SH_1, whole genome shotgun sequence. Protein-coding genes within it:
- the LOC102389804 gene encoding histone H3.3-like, with product MSQEISLVKLPPFIINLINKLEIFGAGTVRLLGPESAYIYTVALREIRCYQKSTQLLIRKLPFQRLVREMAQYKTDLRFQSSAVMALQEACEAYLVGLFEDTNLCAIHAKRVTIMPKDIQLARRIRGERA